Proteins from one Nicotiana tabacum cultivar K326 chromosome 23, ASM71507v2, whole genome shotgun sequence genomic window:
- the LOC107765159 gene encoding pentatricopeptide repeat-containing protein At4g02820, mitochondrial → MSRSLSALRIKMLLRLVRRSFVAVRPLSTEAATAVKSTSLGGGTSSSTSLEGDTSISTSLKGGSSTTKSTGGRDTLGKRLLSLIYAKRSAVIAIRKWKEEGHPVRKYELNRIVRELRRHKRYKHALEVCEWMRVQDDIQLLSGDYAVHLDLIAKVRGMNSAEKFFEDLPDKLKSQTTCTALLHNYVQHKNTSKAEALMEKMSECGFLKCPLPYNHMLSLYISQGQLEKVPCLIQELKKNTSPDIVTYNLELAVCASQNDVEAAEKTFLELKKAKLDPDWITFSTLTNIYIKSSLQDKAKSTLREMEKRISRKVRAAYGSLLSLHTNLESKDEVVRMWKKMKSTFRKLNDAEYTCMISSLLKLDEFGEAMNLYTEWESVSVTRDSRISNLLLAAYINKNEMEKAVDFHNRTVQKGVSSSYTTWELLTWGYLKQKEMGKVLEFFKKAVTSVSKWDPDAKMVQEMFHVVEEQGNVQVAEQLLVTLRHAKYGSTEIYNALLRTYAKAGKMPMIVAERMKKDNVKMDEETQKLITLTSKLTVTEVPSSIA, encoded by the exons ATGAGTAGAAGTTTGTCTGCGCTAAGAATAAAAATGTTGCTCCGTTTGGTTCGGAGATCTTTTGTTGCTGTTCGCCCTTTGTCGACTGAAGCTGCGACGGCAGTGAAGTCCACAAGTTTAGGAGGTGGCACAAGCTCTAGCACAAGTTTAGAAGGTGACACTAGTATTTCCACAAGCTTAAAAGGTGGTTCTAGTACTACCAAAAGTACTGGTGGCAGAGACACGCTAGGGAAGAGGCTTTTGAGCTTGATCTATGCAAAGCGTAGTGCTGTCATTGCTATACGCAAGTGGAAGGAAGAAGGGCACCCCGTCCGCAAGTATGAGCTCAATCGCATTGTTCGGGAGTTGCGAAGACACAAACGATATAAACATGCTCTTGAG GTTTGTGAATGGATGAGGGTACAGGATGATATCCAACTATTATCTGGTGACTATGCAGTTCATTTGGACTTGATTGCAAAAGTTCGTGGTATGAATAGTGCAGAGAAGTTCTTTGAAGACCTACCTGATAAACTGAAGTCCCAGACCACTTGTACCGCCCTTCTCCACAACTATGTCCAGCACAAGAATACTTCTAAAGCTGAGGCTTTGATGGAAAAAATGTCCGAATGTGGTTTCTTGAAATGCCCTCTTCCTTATAATCATATGCTTTCCTTATACATATCCCAAGGGCAACTAGAGAAGGTTCCCTGCCTGATtcaggaattgaagaaaaataccTCCCCTGATATTGTCACATACAACCTGGAGTTGGCAGTTTGTGCATCCCAGAATGATGTTGAAGCTGCAGAGAAAACATTCCTTGAGCTAAAGAAGGCAAAATTGGATCCTGACTGGATAACATTTAGCACGTTAACAAACATCTATATTAAAAGCTCACTTCAGGATAAAGCAAAGTCAACTTTGAGAGAAATGGAGAAAAGGATTTCCAGAAAGGTTCGAGCTGCATATGGTTCTCTGCTTAGTTTGCATACAAATCTAGAGAGCAAGGATGAAGTTGTGCGAATGTGGAAGAAGATGAAGTCAACCTTCCGTAAATTGAATGATGCAGAATATACTTGTATGATATCTTCTCTATTGAAACTGGATGAGTTCGGAGAAGCAATGAATCTGTATACTGAATGGGAATCTGTCTCTGTGACGAGGGATTCTAGGATTTCGAATTTACTTCTTGCTGCTTACATTAACAAAAATGAGATGGAAAAGGCTGTCGATTTTCACAACAGAACGGTGCAGAAAGGCGTATCTTCTAGCTACACCACTTGGGAGCTTCTTACATGGGGTTATTTGAAGCAAAAGGAAATGGGTAAAGTTCTAGAATTTTTCAAAAAAGCTGTTACTAGTGTTTCAAAATGGGATCCTGATGCAAAGATGGTTCAAGAGATGTTTCATGTAGTTGAAGAGCAGGGCAATGTTCAGGTGGCAGAGCAGTTGCTAGTTACCCTTCGGCATGCTAAATATGGGAGTACAGAGATATATAATGCACTTCTCAGAACTTATGCAAAAGCGGGTAAGATGCCAATGATAGTTGCCGAGAGGATGAAAAAGGATAATGTGAAGATGGATGAGGAGACTCAAAAGCTAATTACACTAACTAGCAAGCTAACTGTGACTGAGGTTCCAAGTTCTATTGCTTAA
- the LOC142177365 gene encoding serine/threonine-protein phosphatase 7 long form homolog, with the protein MELPPMHPRHASGELLVLQGNHRSSHIWDGQCLSQTFHPIHIDDLWEFIRDHPLHPRIVRRLQRMGFYRIIEIGRFHFDWALITDMIERWRPEMHTFHLPIGEATITLEDVEVLFELPVNGIPVAYPHALRDYT; encoded by the coding sequence ATGGAGCTTCCCCCTATGCATCCCAGACATGCATCTGGAGAGCTACTGGTGCTCCAAGGCAACCATAGGTCTTCACACATCTGGGATGGGCAGTGTCTGTCCCAGACCTTCCACCCCATACATATAGACGATCTGTGGGAGTTCATTAGGGACCACCCACTGCATCCCCGTATAGTTAGACGCCTTCAGCGGATGGGTTTTTACAGGATCATAGAGATCGGCCGGTTTCATTTCGATTGGGCGCTGATCACGGatatgatagagcggtggcgaccggagatgcACACGTTTCATCTACCCATCGGCGAGGCTACCATCACGCTAGAGGACGTGGAGGTTCTTTTCGAGTTGCCAGTTAATGGTATACCTGTAGCTTACCCACATGCTCTTAGGGACTATACATGA